In Acipenser ruthenus chromosome 15, fAciRut3.2 maternal haplotype, whole genome shotgun sequence, a genomic segment contains:
- the LOC131697636 gene encoding afadin- and alpha-actinin-binding protein-like isoform X3: MESPDWGSPSCVDPEGSPGLQDFVSRLSLPPSPGPSLPERDSVAQRLAYFSREAALLGISPLCEEDSFGSPLSSRQSDLRALVTCACSLLQLYHETSAKLGTLENQWKKTSSERDYLKSCQAKLQGQLDYAEHEIAALQARERQLCSQSRSLQSLVKSEKEENEKLRSVVASRATQHSHEMKRKEQQLGKMKERLSDKKDRRCTIDILNPVGRADGRRATWRTGRTECKKDEEMFRSLIISLERQLKEAVLESLELKGVLEQLRRDMSRVLRDRESSVGVLLEEEEGEGLSREELNQSQAVARDQLTRSVRQQWRSLKRRVEELGGLGAVADRHAPLPTPLGGTDQEKEMAQLQVEIEQSRELISMQQELLQRKRFDEERASLLQQQFFNLSPFQDQRGAPRWNKRAPCSQPSPEQESLRRGVSVPTLHLPASSQTPGSGFKYGLPGRVFTPSTAELYRSLSLIHQPRPDGVMDVGSQTAADTPWRNKRGLNPPPHMDCSF, encoded by the exons GTCTGCAGGACTTTGTCTCTCGGCTGTCCCTGCCCCCCAGCCCCGGCCCCAGCCTCCCTGAACGGGACAGTGTGGCGCAGCGGCTTGCCTACTTCAGCAGG GAGGCAGCACTGCTGGGTATCTCCCCTCTCTGCGAGGAGGACAGCTTTGGCAGCCCCCTGTCATCACGGCAATCAGACCTCCGGGCGCTGGTGACCTGTGCCTGCTCCCTGCTGCAGCTCTACCACGAGACCAGTGCCAAACTGGGAACGCTGGAGAACCAGTGGAAGAAAACCAGCAGTGAGAGAGACTACCTCAAGAGCTGCCAGGCCAAGCTGCAG GGACAGCTGGATTACGCTGAGCACGAGATTGCCGCTCTGCAGGCCAGAGAGAGGCAGCTGTGCAGCCAGAGCAGGAGCCTGCAGAGCCTGGTGAAGAGCGAGAAGGAGGAG AACGAGAAGCTGCGGAGTGTGGTCGCGAGTCGGGCCACGCAGCACAGTCATGAGATGAAACGCAAGGAGCAGCAGCTGGGAAAGATGAAGGAGAGACTGAGTGACAAGAAGGACCGGCGCTGCA ccATAGACATCCTAAACCCTGTGGGCAGAGCAGACGGGAGGAGAGCCACCTGGAGGACCGGGAGGACTGAGTGCAA GAAGGACGAGGAGATGTTCCGCAGCCTCATCATCTCCCTGGAGAGGCAGCTGAAGGAGGCCGTGCTGGAGAGCCTGGAGCTGAAGGGAGTGCTGGAGCAGCTGAGGAGGGACATGAGCAGAGtgctgagagacagggagagcaGTGTGGGG GTGCTGCTGGAAGAGGAGGAAGGGGAGGGGCTAAGCAGAGAAGAGCTCAACCAGTCACAGGCAGTGGCCCGGGATCAGCTGACCCGCAGCGTGCGACAGCAGTGGCGCAGCCTGAAGAGGAGAGTGGAGGAgctgggaggactgggagcagtGGCTGACAGGCATG CTCCCCTGCCGACCCCCCTGGGTGGGACGGATCAGGAGAAGGAGATGGCTCAGCTGCAGGTGGAGATCGAGCAGAGCCGGGAGCTCATCAGCATGCAGCAGGAGCTCCTGCAG aGGAAGCGTTTCGATGAGGAGCGGGCTTCTCTGCTGCAGCAGCAGTTCTTCAACCTCTCCCCCTTCCAGGATCAGAGAGGAGCCCCGCGCTGGAACAAACGAGCCCCCTGCAGCCAGCCCT CTCCGGAGCAGGAGTCTCTTCGCCGGGGGGTCTCTGTCCCAACCCTGCACCTGCCTGCCAGCTCCCAGACCCCTGGATCCGGGTTCAAGTATGGCTTGCCAGGGAGGGTGTTCACCCCCAGCACTGCTGAGCTATACCGCTCCCTGAGTCTCATTCACCAGCCCAg ACCGGACGGCGTGATGGACGTGGGGAGCCAGACGGCCGCAGACACACCCTGGAGAAACAAGAGGGGACTGAACCCCCCTCCACACATGGACTGCTCCTTCTGA
- the LOC131697636 gene encoding afadin- and alpha-actinin-binding protein-like isoform X1: MESPDWGSPSCVDPEGSPGLQDFVSRLSLPPSPGPSLPERDSVAQRLAYFSREAALLGISPLCEEDSFGSPLSSRQSDLRALVTCACSLLQLYHETSAKLGTLENQWKKTSSERDYLKSCQAKLQGQLDYAEHEIAALQARERQLCSQSRSLQSLVKSEKEENEKLRSVVASRATQHSHEMKRKEQQLGKMKERLSDKKDRRCTIDILNPVGRADGRRATWRTGRTECKKDEEMFRSLIISLERQLKEAVLESLELKGVLEQLRRDMSRVLRDRESSVGVLLEEEEGEGLSREELNQSQAVARDQLTRSVRQQWRSLKRRVEELGGLGAVADRHAPLPTPLGGTDQEKEMAQLQVEIEQSRELISMQQELLQEGALSLPSSLRDSYFLEERERMREQWEMFQEQKSRFEGERRSFTEAAIRLGHERKRFDEERASLLQQQFFNLSPFQDQRGAPRWNKRAPCSQPSPEQESLRRGVSVPTLHLPASSQTPGSGFKYGLPGRVFTPSTAELYRSLSLIHQPRPDGVMDVGSQTAADTPWRNKRGLNPPPHMDCSF; encoded by the exons GTCTGCAGGACTTTGTCTCTCGGCTGTCCCTGCCCCCCAGCCCCGGCCCCAGCCTCCCTGAACGGGACAGTGTGGCGCAGCGGCTTGCCTACTTCAGCAGG GAGGCAGCACTGCTGGGTATCTCCCCTCTCTGCGAGGAGGACAGCTTTGGCAGCCCCCTGTCATCACGGCAATCAGACCTCCGGGCGCTGGTGACCTGTGCCTGCTCCCTGCTGCAGCTCTACCACGAGACCAGTGCCAAACTGGGAACGCTGGAGAACCAGTGGAAGAAAACCAGCAGTGAGAGAGACTACCTCAAGAGCTGCCAGGCCAAGCTGCAG GGACAGCTGGATTACGCTGAGCACGAGATTGCCGCTCTGCAGGCCAGAGAGAGGCAGCTGTGCAGCCAGAGCAGGAGCCTGCAGAGCCTGGTGAAGAGCGAGAAGGAGGAG AACGAGAAGCTGCGGAGTGTGGTCGCGAGTCGGGCCACGCAGCACAGTCATGAGATGAAACGCAAGGAGCAGCAGCTGGGAAAGATGAAGGAGAGACTGAGTGACAAGAAGGACCGGCGCTGCA ccATAGACATCCTAAACCCTGTGGGCAGAGCAGACGGGAGGAGAGCCACCTGGAGGACCGGGAGGACTGAGTGCAA GAAGGACGAGGAGATGTTCCGCAGCCTCATCATCTCCCTGGAGAGGCAGCTGAAGGAGGCCGTGCTGGAGAGCCTGGAGCTGAAGGGAGTGCTGGAGCAGCTGAGGAGGGACATGAGCAGAGtgctgagagacagggagagcaGTGTGGGG GTGCTGCTGGAAGAGGAGGAAGGGGAGGGGCTAAGCAGAGAAGAGCTCAACCAGTCACAGGCAGTGGCCCGGGATCAGCTGACCCGCAGCGTGCGACAGCAGTGGCGCAGCCTGAAGAGGAGAGTGGAGGAgctgggaggactgggagcagtGGCTGACAGGCATG CTCCCCTGCCGACCCCCCTGGGTGGGACGGATCAGGAGAAGGAGATGGCTCAGCTGCAGGTGGAGATCGAGCAGAGCCGGGAGCTCATCAGCATGCAGCAGGAGCTCCTGCAG GAGGGAGccctgtctctcccctcctcGTTGCGGGACTCCTATTTCCTGGAGGAGCGTGAGAGGATGAGGGAGCAGTGGGAGATGTTTCAGGAGCAGAAGAGTCGAtttgagggggagaggaggagctTCACTGAGGCAGCCATCAGACTGGGGCATGAG aGGAAGCGTTTCGATGAGGAGCGGGCTTCTCTGCTGCAGCAGCAGTTCTTCAACCTCTCCCCCTTCCAGGATCAGAGAGGAGCCCCGCGCTGGAACAAACGAGCCCCCTGCAGCCAGCCCT CTCCGGAGCAGGAGTCTCTTCGCCGGGGGGTCTCTGTCCCAACCCTGCACCTGCCTGCCAGCTCCCAGACCCCTGGATCCGGGTTCAAGTATGGCTTGCCAGGGAGGGTGTTCACCCCCAGCACTGCTGAGCTATACCGCTCCCTGAGTCTCATTCACCAGCCCAg ACCGGACGGCGTGATGGACGTGGGGAGCCAGACGGCCGCAGACACACCCTGGAGAAACAAGAGGGGACTGAACCCCCCTCCACACATGGACTGCTCCTTCTGA
- the LOC131697636 gene encoding afadin- and alpha-actinin-binding protein-like isoform X4, whose protein sequence is MESPDWGSPSCVDPEGSPGLQDFVSRLSLPPSPGPSLPERDSVAQRLAYFSRGQLDYAEHEIAALQARERQLCSQSRSLQSLVKSEKEENEKLRSVVASRATQHSHEMKRKEQQLGKMKERLSDKKDRRCTIDILNPVGRADGRRATWRTGRTECKKDEEMFRSLIISLERQLKEAVLESLELKGVLEQLRRDMSRVLRDRESSVGVLLEEEEGEGLSREELNQSQAVARDQLTRSVRQQWRSLKRRVEELGGLGAVADRHAPLPTPLGGTDQEKEMAQLQVEIEQSRELISMQQELLQEGALSLPSSLRDSYFLEERERMREQWEMFQEQKSRFEGERRSFTEAAIRLGHERKRFDEERASLLQQQFFNLSPFQDQRGAPRWNKRAPCSQPSPEQESLRRGVSVPTLHLPASSQTPGSGFKYGLPGRVFTPSTAELYRSLSLIHQPRPDGVMDVGSQTAADTPWRNKRGLNPPPHMDCSF, encoded by the exons GTCTGCAGGACTTTGTCTCTCGGCTGTCCCTGCCCCCCAGCCCCGGCCCCAGCCTCCCTGAACGGGACAGTGTGGCGCAGCGGCTTGCCTACTTCAGCAGG GGACAGCTGGATTACGCTGAGCACGAGATTGCCGCTCTGCAGGCCAGAGAGAGGCAGCTGTGCAGCCAGAGCAGGAGCCTGCAGAGCCTGGTGAAGAGCGAGAAGGAGGAG AACGAGAAGCTGCGGAGTGTGGTCGCGAGTCGGGCCACGCAGCACAGTCATGAGATGAAACGCAAGGAGCAGCAGCTGGGAAAGATGAAGGAGAGACTGAGTGACAAGAAGGACCGGCGCTGCA ccATAGACATCCTAAACCCTGTGGGCAGAGCAGACGGGAGGAGAGCCACCTGGAGGACCGGGAGGACTGAGTGCAA GAAGGACGAGGAGATGTTCCGCAGCCTCATCATCTCCCTGGAGAGGCAGCTGAAGGAGGCCGTGCTGGAGAGCCTGGAGCTGAAGGGAGTGCTGGAGCAGCTGAGGAGGGACATGAGCAGAGtgctgagagacagggagagcaGTGTGGGG GTGCTGCTGGAAGAGGAGGAAGGGGAGGGGCTAAGCAGAGAAGAGCTCAACCAGTCACAGGCAGTGGCCCGGGATCAGCTGACCCGCAGCGTGCGACAGCAGTGGCGCAGCCTGAAGAGGAGAGTGGAGGAgctgggaggactgggagcagtGGCTGACAGGCATG CTCCCCTGCCGACCCCCCTGGGTGGGACGGATCAGGAGAAGGAGATGGCTCAGCTGCAGGTGGAGATCGAGCAGAGCCGGGAGCTCATCAGCATGCAGCAGGAGCTCCTGCAG GAGGGAGccctgtctctcccctcctcGTTGCGGGACTCCTATTTCCTGGAGGAGCGTGAGAGGATGAGGGAGCAGTGGGAGATGTTTCAGGAGCAGAAGAGTCGAtttgagggggagaggaggagctTCACTGAGGCAGCCATCAGACTGGGGCATGAG aGGAAGCGTTTCGATGAGGAGCGGGCTTCTCTGCTGCAGCAGCAGTTCTTCAACCTCTCCCCCTTCCAGGATCAGAGAGGAGCCCCGCGCTGGAACAAACGAGCCCCCTGCAGCCAGCCCT CTCCGGAGCAGGAGTCTCTTCGCCGGGGGGTCTCTGTCCCAACCCTGCACCTGCCTGCCAGCTCCCAGACCCCTGGATCCGGGTTCAAGTATGGCTTGCCAGGGAGGGTGTTCACCCCCAGCACTGCTGAGCTATACCGCTCCCTGAGTCTCATTCACCAGCCCAg ACCGGACGGCGTGATGGACGTGGGGAGCCAGACGGCCGCAGACACACCCTGGAGAAACAAGAGGGGACTGAACCCCCCTCCACACATGGACTGCTCCTTCTGA
- the LOC131697636 gene encoding afadin- and alpha-actinin-binding protein-like isoform X5 produces the protein MESPDWGSPSCVDPEGSPGLQDFVSRLSLPPSPGPSLPERDSVAQRLAYFSRNEKLRSVVASRATQHSHEMKRKEQQLGKMKERLSDKKDRRCTIDILNPVGRADGRRATWRTGRTECKKDEEMFRSLIISLERQLKEAVLESLELKGVLEQLRRDMSRVLRDRESSVGVLLEEEEGEGLSREELNQSQAVARDQLTRSVRQQWRSLKRRVEELGGLGAVADRHAPLPTPLGGTDQEKEMAQLQVEIEQSRELISMQQELLQEGALSLPSSLRDSYFLEERERMREQWEMFQEQKSRFEGERRSFTEAAIRLGHERKRFDEERASLLQQQFFNLSPFQDQRGAPRWNKRAPCSQPSPEQESLRRGVSVPTLHLPASSQTPGSGFKYGLPGRVFTPSTAELYRSLSLIHQPRPDGVMDVGSQTAADTPWRNKRGLNPPPHMDCSF, from the exons GTCTGCAGGACTTTGTCTCTCGGCTGTCCCTGCCCCCCAGCCCCGGCCCCAGCCTCCCTGAACGGGACAGTGTGGCGCAGCGGCTTGCCTACTTCAGCAGG AACGAGAAGCTGCGGAGTGTGGTCGCGAGTCGGGCCACGCAGCACAGTCATGAGATGAAACGCAAGGAGCAGCAGCTGGGAAAGATGAAGGAGAGACTGAGTGACAAGAAGGACCGGCGCTGCA ccATAGACATCCTAAACCCTGTGGGCAGAGCAGACGGGAGGAGAGCCACCTGGAGGACCGGGAGGACTGAGTGCAA GAAGGACGAGGAGATGTTCCGCAGCCTCATCATCTCCCTGGAGAGGCAGCTGAAGGAGGCCGTGCTGGAGAGCCTGGAGCTGAAGGGAGTGCTGGAGCAGCTGAGGAGGGACATGAGCAGAGtgctgagagacagggagagcaGTGTGGGG GTGCTGCTGGAAGAGGAGGAAGGGGAGGGGCTAAGCAGAGAAGAGCTCAACCAGTCACAGGCAGTGGCCCGGGATCAGCTGACCCGCAGCGTGCGACAGCAGTGGCGCAGCCTGAAGAGGAGAGTGGAGGAgctgggaggactgggagcagtGGCTGACAGGCATG CTCCCCTGCCGACCCCCCTGGGTGGGACGGATCAGGAGAAGGAGATGGCTCAGCTGCAGGTGGAGATCGAGCAGAGCCGGGAGCTCATCAGCATGCAGCAGGAGCTCCTGCAG GAGGGAGccctgtctctcccctcctcGTTGCGGGACTCCTATTTCCTGGAGGAGCGTGAGAGGATGAGGGAGCAGTGGGAGATGTTTCAGGAGCAGAAGAGTCGAtttgagggggagaggaggagctTCACTGAGGCAGCCATCAGACTGGGGCATGAG aGGAAGCGTTTCGATGAGGAGCGGGCTTCTCTGCTGCAGCAGCAGTTCTTCAACCTCTCCCCCTTCCAGGATCAGAGAGGAGCCCCGCGCTGGAACAAACGAGCCCCCTGCAGCCAGCCCT CTCCGGAGCAGGAGTCTCTTCGCCGGGGGGTCTCTGTCCCAACCCTGCACCTGCCTGCCAGCTCCCAGACCCCTGGATCCGGGTTCAAGTATGGCTTGCCAGGGAGGGTGTTCACCCCCAGCACTGCTGAGCTATACCGCTCCCTGAGTCTCATTCACCAGCCCAg ACCGGACGGCGTGATGGACGTGGGGAGCCAGACGGCCGCAGACACACCCTGGAGAAACAAGAGGGGACTGAACCCCCCTCCACACATGGACTGCTCCTTCTGA
- the LOC131697636 gene encoding afadin- and alpha-actinin-binding protein-like isoform X2, producing the protein MESPDWGSPSCVDPEGSPGLQDFVSRLSLPPSPGPSLPERDSVAQRLAYFSREAALLGISPLCEEDSFGSPLSSRQSDLRALVTCACSLLQLYHETSAKLGTLENQWKKTSSERDYLKSCQAKLQNEKLRSVVASRATQHSHEMKRKEQQLGKMKERLSDKKDRRCTIDILNPVGRADGRRATWRTGRTECKKDEEMFRSLIISLERQLKEAVLESLELKGVLEQLRRDMSRVLRDRESSVGVLLEEEEGEGLSREELNQSQAVARDQLTRSVRQQWRSLKRRVEELGGLGAVADRHAPLPTPLGGTDQEKEMAQLQVEIEQSRELISMQQELLQEGALSLPSSLRDSYFLEERERMREQWEMFQEQKSRFEGERRSFTEAAIRLGHERKRFDEERASLLQQQFFNLSPFQDQRGAPRWNKRAPCSQPSPEQESLRRGVSVPTLHLPASSQTPGSGFKYGLPGRVFTPSTAELYRSLSLIHQPRPDGVMDVGSQTAADTPWRNKRGLNPPPHMDCSF; encoded by the exons GTCTGCAGGACTTTGTCTCTCGGCTGTCCCTGCCCCCCAGCCCCGGCCCCAGCCTCCCTGAACGGGACAGTGTGGCGCAGCGGCTTGCCTACTTCAGCAGG GAGGCAGCACTGCTGGGTATCTCCCCTCTCTGCGAGGAGGACAGCTTTGGCAGCCCCCTGTCATCACGGCAATCAGACCTCCGGGCGCTGGTGACCTGTGCCTGCTCCCTGCTGCAGCTCTACCACGAGACCAGTGCCAAACTGGGAACGCTGGAGAACCAGTGGAAGAAAACCAGCAGTGAGAGAGACTACCTCAAGAGCTGCCAGGCCAAGCTGCAG AACGAGAAGCTGCGGAGTGTGGTCGCGAGTCGGGCCACGCAGCACAGTCATGAGATGAAACGCAAGGAGCAGCAGCTGGGAAAGATGAAGGAGAGACTGAGTGACAAGAAGGACCGGCGCTGCA ccATAGACATCCTAAACCCTGTGGGCAGAGCAGACGGGAGGAGAGCCACCTGGAGGACCGGGAGGACTGAGTGCAA GAAGGACGAGGAGATGTTCCGCAGCCTCATCATCTCCCTGGAGAGGCAGCTGAAGGAGGCCGTGCTGGAGAGCCTGGAGCTGAAGGGAGTGCTGGAGCAGCTGAGGAGGGACATGAGCAGAGtgctgagagacagggagagcaGTGTGGGG GTGCTGCTGGAAGAGGAGGAAGGGGAGGGGCTAAGCAGAGAAGAGCTCAACCAGTCACAGGCAGTGGCCCGGGATCAGCTGACCCGCAGCGTGCGACAGCAGTGGCGCAGCCTGAAGAGGAGAGTGGAGGAgctgggaggactgggagcagtGGCTGACAGGCATG CTCCCCTGCCGACCCCCCTGGGTGGGACGGATCAGGAGAAGGAGATGGCTCAGCTGCAGGTGGAGATCGAGCAGAGCCGGGAGCTCATCAGCATGCAGCAGGAGCTCCTGCAG GAGGGAGccctgtctctcccctcctcGTTGCGGGACTCCTATTTCCTGGAGGAGCGTGAGAGGATGAGGGAGCAGTGGGAGATGTTTCAGGAGCAGAAGAGTCGAtttgagggggagaggaggagctTCACTGAGGCAGCCATCAGACTGGGGCATGAG aGGAAGCGTTTCGATGAGGAGCGGGCTTCTCTGCTGCAGCAGCAGTTCTTCAACCTCTCCCCCTTCCAGGATCAGAGAGGAGCCCCGCGCTGGAACAAACGAGCCCCCTGCAGCCAGCCCT CTCCGGAGCAGGAGTCTCTTCGCCGGGGGGTCTCTGTCCCAACCCTGCACCTGCCTGCCAGCTCCCAGACCCCTGGATCCGGGTTCAAGTATGGCTTGCCAGGGAGGGTGTTCACCCCCAGCACTGCTGAGCTATACCGCTCCCTGAGTCTCATTCACCAGCCCAg ACCGGACGGCGTGATGGACGTGGGGAGCCAGACGGCCGCAGACACACCCTGGAGAAACAAGAGGGGACTGAACCCCCCTCCACACATGGACTGCTCCTTCTGA